In Myxococcales bacterium, the genomic window GACGACCCGCCGGCCGTTTCACGCGCCAACCGCCGTCGCAACGGCCTACAAAGTGGCGCATTCGCGCACGCCGCTGCTCAGCGAGGCCGGCGGACCCAGCGACCCGACGCTGCAAGCAATTCTGGAGCGAGCGTTGGCCAAACGCGCCGACGAGCGCTACGCCACGGCGCGCGAGCTCGCCGACGATCTCTCCAGGCTCGCTGGCTCGATCAGCGAGCGTCGGCAGGCGCTCCACGAGTTGCTCCGGCCCGAGCAGCTGCGGCAGCGCCGCCACAAGAGCGGCGAGCGCCCGATCTCCACCCCGCCCGGCACCCGCCGCGACTCGGTGGATCCGGCCGTCGCCTTCAATGCCCCCATGGAAAGCGGCCCGATCGCCGCCCGCTCACGACCCCTTCCGACCCCCACCCACTCGAGCGGCAAACCCGAGGCCCGCGGCGCGGTATTGCGCGCCATTGACCTGTACACCCAGCAGGTCTTCGGCACCGAAGCCCGGCGACGTGTGCTCGATTCACTGTCCAAGACCGAGGCCATCGAGTTCGAGGAGGGTACGCACCAGGCCATCGTCCTCTACGACCTGGAGATCTTGAACCGCTACACACGCGCGGTGACGCAGGGACCTGCCATGACGAACGTCGGCTGGGCCCGTACTGCCGGCGCCGCTGCAGTTGGTTCCGAGCTGGGCGCACTCCTGAGAAGTGCACTCCGCCCCGGCGACGCGCCCACGGTGTTGCGCCGCCTCGTGCCAGTGCTCTCGCGTTTGTTCTCGTTCGGCAGCTGGGAGCTCGAACCGACTCCGAGCTTGTGTGTCGTGCGTGTAAGCGACATCGAAGCGCTGAACGCGCCGATCCGGCAGTGGCTCGTCGGCGTCATCGAGGGCTCGCTGGCAATGGCGGGCGTCCGGGCACGCTCCACTCTCGCGCGGGGTGATCTCGCCTGGGCGCCACAGATGATCGTCGACATCGTCAGCTGAGGCCGCTGGCGCTGGTCCCGAGGCTCGTCCCTTGGTAGACCGGAGGGCGGATGGCCGACCTCAACGCTCCGCAAATGGAAGCCGCCGCGCACACCGAGGGTCCGCTCCTGGTGTTTGCTGGCGCCGGAAGCGGCAAGACACGCGTCATCACCTACCGCATCGCGAATCTGCTCTCGCAGCACCGCGTCCCGCCGTATCGGATCTTGGCGGTCACCTTCACCAACAAGGCCGCCGGTGAGCTGAAGAAACGCCTGGAGCAGCTGGCCGGAGCCGAGGTCACTCGAGATCTCTGGGCCGGCACTTTTCACTCGGTGTGTGCGCGCCTGCTGCGGCGCTATCACGCGGAGGTGGGGCTCGGCCCGAAGTTCGTGATCTACGACGATTCGGATCAGAAGGCGGTGGTCGCGCGCCTGCTCAAAGAGCGAGGCCTCGACGACAAACGCATGCCGCCGCGCTGGGTGCTGTCCAAGATCCACAGCCAGAAACGCGAGGGGCGGGGCCCGGGCGATCTGGACCGCGAGAGCGGGTTCGACGCCGAGCTGATCGATCTGTTCGAGGGCTACGAGAAGGCCCTGCGCAGGTCGAACGCCGTCGATTTCGAGGACCTGATCGTGCTGGCCATGCGGGTGGCCGAGAACCGGCAGAGTGAAGCCGGCCGCGAGCTTCGCCAGCGGTTTTTTCACGTTCTGGTCGATGAGTTCCAGGACACCAACCTGACTCAGTACCGGCTGGTCCGAGCGCTGTCAGCGTCCACCCAGAACCTGTGCGTCGTGGGGGACGACGATCAGTCCATCTACCGCTGGCGCGGCGCCAACGTGCAGATCATTCGCGGGTTTCGCCGGGACTTTCCTGGCGCAACAGTGGTCAAGCTCGAGCAGAACTACCGCTCGACCGCCAACATCGTCGGCGCCGCGCTCGGGGTCATCGCGCCGGCTCTCGATCGCGAGCCCAAACAGCTCTGGACCGACGCCGCGCGCGGCGAGCCGGTCCGCATCCGCGCGGTGGGCAACGAGCGCGACGAGGCAGCGTTCGTGGTCCGCAGTGTGCGTGGGGAGCTGCATCGCGGCGTGGACGCCCAGCAGATCGCGGTGTTCTACCGCGTCCACGCCCAGTCGCGCGTGATCGAAGAGGCGCTGCGCACCGAGAACGTTCCGTACCAGATCATCGGCGGAATGCGCTTCTTCGAGCGCGCCGAGGTCAAGGACCTGGTCGCTTACCTGCGCCTGATCGAGAACCCGAAGAGCGACGCGGATCTGCTCAGAATCATCAACGTGCCCGCCCGCGGCATCGGCGACAAGACCGTGGAAATCGTGCTCGACCGCGCCGCCGAAAGCGCGCTCTCCGCCTACGAAGCCCTGGTCGCGCTGGTCCGCGAAGGCCGCCTGACCGGAGCTGCCCGCGCCAAGCTGAACGGCTTCGTTGCGCTGATGGAGAGCCTGCGCACCGCGGCACCGGAGCTTGCCCCCAGTGAGCTCGCGGGCCGTGTGCTCGAAGAGACTGGTTACCGCAAACGACTGCGTGAAGAGGACAGCGCCGAGAGCGACGCGCGCATGGAGAACCTGGAGGAGGTCATCAGCTCGATCCGCGAGTACGAAGAAGACGCCGACACGAAGGGTGAGACCCCGACGCTGATTGGATGGCTCGAGCGGGTTGCCCTGGTGAGTGCCATCGATGCCGCGAAGGACGTGCCCACCGTGAGTCTGATGACGGTGCACGCGGCCAAGGGCCTGGAATTTACCAGCGTGTTCTTGACCGGGCTCGAAGAGGAGACCTTCCCATATCGCGGCATGGACTCGGATGGCATCGACGACCTCGAGGAGGAGCGCCGCCTCGCCTACGTGGCCATCACCCGCGCACGCGAGCGCCTGTTCGTGACCCACGCGGAGACGCGCATGCTGTTCGGTCGCACGCGCTACTGCGCGCCCAGCCGATTCCTGCGAGATTTTCCAGAAGACTCGGTGGTGCGCGAGGGCCTGCCCCGGGCGCTGCCGGCGAGCTACATCACACGCACGAGTGACGACGAAGGCTGGTCCGCACCGCGGCCGCGTGCGCCCGCGTGGCAGACCAGCGTCGACCAAGCGCGCGCACGCATGGTGGCTGCGCTGTCACCCGGGGAACGGGTGGTCGATCGCGAAGCCTTCGACGACGTGGCGCAGAGCGACGAGGATTCGCCGAACATCCGACCCGGAGACCGCGTGCGGCACAAACAGTTCGGACGCGGCGTCGTCGAGCGCGTCGAACACGACGGCAGCGTCACCGTCGTCGCGCGTTTTCCCGGTTTCGGCTCGCGGCGCGTGCGCGCAGAGTGGCTGGAGCTCGGCTGACGCCCAAGCCTCAGGCGTGCACGTCTTCGCCGAGGTACGCGGCCCGAATGCGCGGGTCCTCCCGCAGCTCTTGGCAGCTGCCCGAGAGCACGATTTCCCCCGTCACGAGCACGTAGGCGCGGTTGGCCGTCTGGAGTGCGAGCCGCGTGTTCTGCTCCACGAGCAAAATGGTGATGCCACTCTTGGCGATCTCGCGGATGGCGGCGAACACCTCTTGCACGAGCTTCGGCGCCAATCCCAGGCTCGGCTCATCCAGCAACAGCAGCTTCGGCTGCGCCATGATGGCCCGCGCGATGGCCAGCATCTGCTGCTCGCCACCGCTGAGCGTGCCGCCCTCCTGGCTCATGCGCTCGCCCAGGCGAGGAAAGAGCTCGACCGAGCGCGCGATGCCGCGCTTCTGCTCCGCCGCGG contains:
- a CDS encoding serine/threonine protein kinase, which encodes MTADPAPGRLVAGKYRLLERVGTGGMSEVYRAETLDGSRTVAVKLLLPHKTDDPTFAARLFLEAQSGFRINHPGIVTVHDSGQSTLGPYLVMDYLVGESVGRCLFENGRFPLAAALATMLPVLDALGAAHRAGVVHRDIKPGNIFFAFEEDEIEIKLLDFGVAKALWPSGAGPRTSTGVVMGTPDYLSPEQANGEQAIDQRSDVFAVGVVLFELLTTRRPFHAPTAVATAYKVAHSRTPLLSEAGGPSDPTLQAILERALAKRADERYATARELADDLSRLAGSISERRQALHELLRPEQLRQRRHKSGERPISTPPGTRRDSVDPAVAFNAPMESGPIAARSRPLPTPTHSSGKPEARGAVLRAIDLYTQQVFGTEARRRVLDSLSKTEAIEFEEGTHQAIVLYDLEILNRYTRAVTQGPAMTNVGWARTAGAAAVGSELGALLRSALRPGDAPTVLRRLVPVLSRLFSFGSWELEPTPSLCVVRVSDIEALNAPIRQWLVGVIEGSLAMAGVRARSTLARGDLAWAPQMIVDIVS
- a CDS encoding UvrD-helicase domain-containing protein, with the translated sequence MADLNAPQMEAAAHTEGPLLVFAGAGSGKTRVITYRIANLLSQHRVPPYRILAVTFTNKAAGELKKRLEQLAGAEVTRDLWAGTFHSVCARLLRRYHAEVGLGPKFVIYDDSDQKAVVARLLKERGLDDKRMPPRWVLSKIHSQKREGRGPGDLDRESGFDAELIDLFEGYEKALRRSNAVDFEDLIVLAMRVAENRQSEAGRELRQRFFHVLVDEFQDTNLTQYRLVRALSASTQNLCVVGDDDQSIYRWRGANVQIIRGFRRDFPGATVVKLEQNYRSTANIVGAALGVIAPALDREPKQLWTDAARGEPVRIRAVGNERDEAAFVVRSVRGELHRGVDAQQIAVFYRVHAQSRVIEEALRTENVPYQIIGGMRFFERAEVKDLVAYLRLIENPKSDADLLRIINVPARGIGDKTVEIVLDRAAESALSAYEALVALVREGRLTGAARAKLNGFVALMESLRTAAPELAPSELAGRVLEETGYRKRLREEDSAESDARMENLEEVISSIREYEEDADTKGETPTLIGWLERVALVSAIDAAKDVPTVSLMTVHAAKGLEFTSVFLTGLEEETFPYRGMDSDGIDDLEEERRLAYVAITRARERLFVTHAETRMLFGRTRYCAPSRFLRDFPEDSVVREGLPRALPASYITRTSDDEGWSAPRPRAPAWQTSVDQARARMVAALSPGERVVDREAFDDVAQSDEDSPNIRPGDRVRHKQFGRGVVERVEHDGSVTVVARFPGFGSRRVRAEWLELG
- a CDS encoding ABC transporter ATP-binding protein; the protein is MAEVPALEVKDVRVSYGGIAAVKGVSLEVAAGEIVTLIGANGAGKTSTLKSLVGLVPLKSGSVKIFGADINGRKTHQIVSDGVALVPEGRAIFGNLTVRENLQLGGFKRRAAAEQKRGIARSVELFPRLGERMSQEGGTLSGGEQQMLAIARAIMAQPKLLLLDEPSLGLAPKLVQEVFAAIREIAKSGITILLVEQNTRLALQTANRAYVLVTGEIVLSGSCQELREDPRIRAAYLGEDVHA